One window of Phalacrocorax carbo chromosome 1, bPhaCar2.1, whole genome shotgun sequence genomic DNA carries:
- the LOC104051723 gene encoding cytochrome c oxidase assembly factor 5, whose product MPKYYEDKEEDGRACGGVREDLRQCLLESPCVLQENKSPKQCLREGHCRSLQMTFFACKRSMLDTRARFRGRKGY is encoded by the exons ATGCCCAAGTACTACGAGGATAAGGAGGAGGACGGGCGGGCCTGCGGGGGGGTGAGGGAGGACCTGCGGCAGTGCCTGCTGGAGAGCCCCTGCGTCCTGCAG GAAAACAAAAGTCCTAAACAATGTTTGAGGGAAGGACACTGTAGGAGTTTGCAAATGACGTTTTTTGCATGCAAAAGATCAATG TTGGATACCAGGGCAAGattcagaggaaggaagggataCTGA